From Theileria annulata chromosome 1, complete sequence, *** SEQUENCING IN PROGRESS ***, one genomic window encodes:
- a CDS encoding uncharacterized protein (Contains putative signal peptide), with product MSENTEGVDNLLLLLTQRSGGVEKLLENFFSFLARKTDFYRPPDKTSESSLDHCVNLVSYHCRTIGMKYSELINKNANAKKQNSSSSITAPSTPLSTPHSSHTELKSSLKKTASLPDESPPPRSGRSRTESNIKLSPNNSKSLSETSSSSSSFPSHSMDSVTFTRDNINKTTTTAADSDKSVDNSLENGSELQNNRELEKDESDEDDSLPPPGNGGKTEWYDWTQTLSSLEVSVKLPQNTNSKNIKVDINTNSLSVKLNNQILFSGDLYDLVKNDESIWTIVDNKVLQITLEKKNKMNWWPTVIKGHPEIDVKKIVPENSKLSDLDTETRSTVEKMLYDQQRKAAGLPTSDQQKQFEALEKFKKAHPELDFSNANIQFS from the exons ATGTCTGAAAACACTGAAGGagttgataatttattgcTGTTATTGACTCAGCGATCAGGCGGAGTTGAGAAGCTTTTGGAGAATTTTTTCTCATTCTTGGCCCGGAAAACGGATTTCTACAGACCTCCAGATAAGACTAGCGAATCTTCGCTGGACCATTGCGTTAATTTGGTTTCTTACCACTGCAGGACCATCGGTATGAAGTACTCTGAGTTAATTAACAAGAATGCGAATGCCAAGAAGCAGAATTCCTCATCTTCAATCACTGCGCCCTCTACTCCGCTTTCCACTCCTCACAGCTCACATACGGAACTGAAAAGCAGTTTGAAGAAGACTGCCAGTTTACCTGACGAGTCTCCCCCTCCTCGAAGTGGCAGAAGCAGAACTGAAAGtaacattaaattaagCCCAAATAATTCCAAATCTTTATCTGAAACTTCCTCCAGCTCCAGCTCTTTTCCCTCTCATTCCATGGATTCTGTCACTTTTACCCGtgataatataaacaaaacTACGACAACTGCAGCTGATTCTGATAAATCAGTAGATAACAGTTTAGAAAACGGCTCTGAGCTACAGAATAATCGAGAATTAGAGAAAGATGAAAGTGACGAAGACGACTCTCTACCACCTCCTGGCAACGGTGGGAAAACTGAATG gTATGACTGGACCCAAACCTTGAGTTCACTGGAAGTTTCAGTAAAGTTGCCTCAAAATACTAACAGCAAGAACATTAAAGTCGACATCAATACCAATTCACTATCCGTAAAACTCAATAACCAAATCCTCTTCA GCGGAGACTTGTACGATTTAGTAAAGAACGACGAGTCGATTTGGACAATCGTTGATAATAAAGTCCTTCAAATAACTCTGGAAAAAAAGAACAAGATGAACTGGTGGCCCACAGTCATCAAGGGACACCCTGAAATCGACGTCAAAAAGATAGTTCCAGAA AATAGTAAATTGAGTGATTTGGACACGGAAACTAGGAGCACAGTTGAGAAAATGTTATACGATCAGCAGAGGAAGGCCGCCGGGCTTCCAACGAGTGATCAGCAGAAGCAGTTTGAGGCTCTCGAAAAGTTCAAGAAGGCACATCCTGAACTGGATTTCTCTAACGCGAACATACAGTTTTCATAA
- a CDS encoding tryptophanyl-trna synthetase, putative: MVEKACSFVESSFHIIKGAACTAFSIPTARSTKSVKRLANYNGIMTLSKLNNIPSDGDYNLFKKLIEDKIAENARFRVINVDRSMAESLYGESIYDDFVVPATVKTLRLVVLDEWNINANIHNVLYSTGLIREICINKFKYKPETNTLDIHFNVIPASEELLCKEEDINKVEDCPLKENVLPPGEVEYNSAQYLNIIDSSKTDVVDYNKLTFQFGCSLITNHILNRVKALVGNVHPFLRRKMFFCHRDFDQLLDNYEKGNKFFIYTGRGPSSEALHLGHLIPFIFTCWLQKSFNVPVVIMLSDDEKFVFREELELENVRNLALENAKDIIAVGFDPELTFIFRNTDYIQHLYKTTLKLQKKTTFNQLRGSFGFDYSTNVGMISYPLLEGAASFSESFPNLFNNKEDIMCLVPQGIDQDPFFRLTRSLAPKLGLKKPALIHSKFIPSLLGVNQKMSSSIEGSAIFVTDDAETIKRKIHKYAFSGGRDTAKEHMELGPNLDVDVSYQYLNFLVESDEELEEITQKYKSGQMLTNELKNKLVDILVPIVENHQRLRSQVDDEMLRKFMDPNRESFRQFFK; this comes from the exons ATGGTAGAAAAAGCATGTAGTTTTGTAGAAAGCTCCTTCCATATCATTAAAGGAGCAGCTTGTACTGCCTTCTCAATCCCAACTGCACGATCAACTAAATCAGTTAAAAGATTG GCAAATTATAACGGGATTATGACACTATCAAAGTTAAATAACATCCCATCAGATGGCGACTATAACCTGTTTAAAAAGCTAATTGAAGATAAG ATTGCTGAAAATGCGAGGTTCAGAGTAATTAACGTTGATCGCAGCATGGCAGAATCACTGTACGGAGAATCAATTTACGACGATTTCGTAGTCCCAGCCACAGTTAAAAC GTTGAGGTTGGTGGTTTTGGACGAGTGGAATATAAACGCAAATATCCACAACGTATTATACTCAACTGGTTTAATAAGGGAGATCTGCATTAACAAGTTCAAATATAAGCCAGAAACTAATACT TTGGATATCCATTTTAATGTCATTCCTGCAAGTGAAGAGTTGCTGTGTAAAGAGGAGGATATAAACAAGGTTGAGGACTGCCCACTGAAGGAAAATGTGTTACCGCCAGGAGAAGTTGAGTACAACTCTGCACAGTACCTTAACATAATCGACAGTAGTAAAACTGATGTGGTCGACTACAACAAACTTACATTTCAATTCGGCTGTTCACTAATCACTAATCATATTCTTAACAG gGTAAAAGCTCTTGTTGGAAATGTACACCCATTTTTGAGGAGAAAGATGTTCTTTTGCCATAGGGACTTTGACCAACTACTTGATAACTATGAAAagggaaataaatttttcatttacACGGGTAGAGGACCATCATCAGAAGCATTACATCTAg GACATTTGattccatttatttttacatgCTGGCTGCAAAAGTCATTTAACGTGCCGGTCGTCATAATGTTGAGCGACGACGAGAAGTTCGTGTTTCGAGAAGAGTTGGAGCTTGAAAACGTTAGAAATTTGGCACTAGAAAACGCAAAGGATATCATAGCAGTCGGATTTGACCCCGAACTCACGTTCATATTCAGAAACACAGACTACATCCAGCACCTGTACAAAACCACACTAAAACTGCAAAAGAAGACTACATTCAACCAACTCAGAGGCTCGTTTGGGTTTGACTACTCAACGAACGTTGGAATGATTTCATACCCACTGTTGGAAGGAGCAGCATCATTCAGTGAGTCATTTCCCAATCTATTTAACAATAAAGAAGATATCATGTGCCTAGTCCCACAA GGAATTGACCAGGACCCGTTTTTCAGACTAACGAGGAGTCTGGCACCAAAGCTGGGACTTAAAAAGCCAGCACTAATCCACTCGAAATTCATCCCATCACTGCTGGGAGTTAACCAGAAGATGTCATCATCAATAGAAGGCTCAGCCATCTTCGTAACCGACGACGCAGAAACAATTAAGAGGAAAATACACAAATACGCCTTCTCAG gTGGCCGTGATACTGCGAAAGAACATATGGAACTCGGCCCTAATTTGGATGTCGACGTGTCTTATCAGTATCTGAACTTTCTAGTGGAGAGCGACGAGGAACTTGAAGAGATTACGCAAAAGTATAAATCAGGCCAGATGTTGACCAATGAATTAAAGAATAAGTTGGTGGACATTCTTGTCCCAATTGTCGAGAACCACCAG AGATTGAGGAGTCAAGTGGACGATGAAATGCTAAGGAAATTCATGGACCCGAACCGTGAATCCTTTAGACAGttctttaaataa